A region from the Actinomycetes bacterium genome encodes:
- a CDS encoding protein kinase, which produces MTAASPRPGDPSRVGPYVVLERLGHGTKGTVYLGQAEDGRLVALRTIRPDWARDDEFRAWLRLAAHAARQVGRLCTAPVLEIQLDADPPYLVTEYVDGPSLQAFVDENGPLATTALDGLAVATAAALMAMHAADVVHHDLKPTNVLLSPQGPWVVDVAIAKAFQSAVALGRTELAATPGFLAPEQVLGRQVTAAADVFAWGGVIAFAATGRPPFGSGPLGDVSHRVVHEEPRLDSMPGPLRELVAAAMRKEPKARPVARDLFEALTGGTAAGDPRAVVRQVLEHTWSEVGRSAAATASPSAAPQRPAPRTPVGPPPAPAAADPVHAPAAPASAAADPAHAPAAPASSAASPARAPAAPAASAADPARAPAAAGSAPAAGDAANQATPPAATAAPAGADRERGADRERVEWTQPQWTPRLGRRHRGWPRRLLAFVAGLAVVLAALVVPGWRDIVGRVTAPRWHRLADLPIPVAAAGVTAFQGRLWVAGGITTRDNQPQPVRDVQVYDPKARRWSAGPSLPRPTSFAPLVSTGTALLLVGGLVSDGSTATVLRLDAAGGRWVEDTPLPSPRGAGAAAWDGSQLVFGGGVRRDHKAADDVWAMREGTWRPIGRLQRPREQLAAGTDGRGNVWFLAGRDPSLAGHQNLGTVDVVKSGRVHPAPQQVTPVHGPSAVWWPGTGVCLLGGQLASGYSGRVECLGRQDREGQLPPLPAPRAGLGAAVIGDVVYVVGGYGLGFWGSPRTESFR; this is translated from the coding sequence GTGACCGCCGCGTCGCCACGGCCCGGCGACCCTTCGCGGGTCGGCCCGTACGTCGTGCTCGAACGGCTCGGCCACGGCACGAAGGGCACCGTCTACCTTGGCCAGGCGGAGGACGGTAGGCTCGTCGCCCTCAGGACGATCCGCCCCGACTGGGCGCGGGACGACGAGTTTCGCGCCTGGTTGCGCCTTGCGGCCCACGCCGCCCGCCAGGTGGGGCGGCTCTGTACCGCCCCGGTCCTGGAGATCCAGCTCGACGCCGACCCTCCCTACCTTGTCACCGAGTACGTGGACGGCCCCAGCCTGCAGGCCTTCGTCGACGAGAACGGGCCGCTCGCCACCACGGCCCTCGACGGGCTCGCGGTTGCCACAGCCGCGGCGCTGATGGCGATGCACGCCGCTGACGTGGTGCACCACGACCTCAAGCCTACGAACGTGCTGCTCTCCCCGCAGGGTCCCTGGGTTGTCGACGTCGCGATCGCCAAGGCGTTCCAGTCCGCAGTCGCCCTCGGCCGCACCGAGCTGGCCGCCACGCCCGGCTTCCTCGCCCCTGAGCAGGTGCTTGGGAGGCAGGTGACGGCCGCCGCCGACGTCTTCGCCTGGGGCGGGGTCATCGCCTTCGCCGCGACGGGACGGCCGCCCTTCGGCTCAGGCCCGCTGGGGGACGTGTCGCACCGGGTCGTCCACGAGGAGCCCCGGCTCGACAGCATGCCCGGCCCCCTGCGCGAGCTGGTCGCGGCCGCGATGCGGAAGGAGCCGAAGGCCCGCCCGGTGGCCCGGGACCTGTTCGAAGCCCTGACCGGCGGTACCGCCGCTGGCGACCCGCGCGCGGTCGTCCGGCAGGTGCTGGAGCACACCTGGAGCGAGGTCGGTCGCAGTGCCGCCGCGACGGCCAGCCCGAGCGCGGCACCGCAGCGGCCGGCTCCGCGCACGCCTGTCGGCCCCCCGCCCGCACCCGCCGCGGCCGACCCCGTGCACGCGCCCGCCGCACCCGCGTCCGCCGCGGCCGACCCCGCGCACGCGCCCGCCGCACCCGCGTCCTCCGCGGCCAGCCCCGCGCGCGCACCCGCAGCGCCCGCGGCCAGCGCGGCCGACCCCGCGCGCGCACCCGCAGCGGCCGGGTCCGCGCCCGCGGCCGGCGACGCGGCGAACCAGGCGACCCCCCCGGCTGCGACTGCCGCCCCGGCCGGCGCGGACCGGGAGCGGGGCGCGGACCGGGAGCGGGTGGAGTGGACCCAGCCACAATGGACGCCGCGCCTGGGGCGAAGACACCGTGGGTGGCCGCGGAGGCTGCTCGCGTTCGTCGCCGGCCTCGCGGTGGTCCTGGCGGCGCTCGTCGTCCCGGGCTGGCGAGACATCGTGGGCAGGGTGACGGCACCCCGGTGGCACCGGCTCGCCGACTTGCCCATCCCCGTGGCGGCCGCCGGGGTCACCGCCTTCCAGGGGCGGCTGTGGGTCGCCGGCGGCATCACCACGCGCGACAACCAGCCGCAACCGGTACGTGACGTGCAGGTGTACGACCCGAAGGCCAGGCGCTGGAGCGCCGGCCCCAGCCTGCCGCGGCCGACGAGCTTCGCCCCGCTCGTGTCCACCGGGACGGCGCTGCTCCTGGTCGGTGGCCTGGTGTCGGACGGCTCCACCGCGACAGTCCTCCGCCTCGACGCGGCTGGCGGCAGGTGGGTCGAGGACACGCCGTTGCCCTCGCCGCGAGGCGCTGGCGCCGCTGCCTGGGACGGGTCCCAGCTCGTGTTCGGGGGCGGCGTGCGGCGTGACCACAAGGCCGCTGACGACGTGTGGGCCATGAGGGAAGGGACCTGGAGGCCGATCGGCAGGCTGCAACGGCCTCGCGAGCAGCTCGCTGCCGGCACAGACGGCCGCGGCAACGTCTGGTTCCTGGCTGGCCGCGACCCCAGCCTTGCCGGCCACCAGAACCTTGGCACGGTCGACGTCGTGAAGAGCGGCCGCGTGCACCCGGCCCCGCAGCAGGTGACCCCCGTGCATGGCCCGAGCGCCGTGTGGTGGCCGGGCACGGGCGTCTGCCTTCTCGGTGGACAGCTCGCGAGCGGGTACTCCGGGCGGGTGGAATGCCTCGGCCGGCAGGATCGCGAAGGGCAGCTGCCGCCGTTGCCGGCGCCCCGGGCTGGGCTCGGCGCCGCCGTGATCGGCGACGTGGTCTACGTGGTCGGGGGCTACGGACTCGGCTTCTGGGGCAGCCCGCGGACCGAGTCGTTCCGGTGA
- a CDS encoding HAD-IA family hydrolase, giving the protein MAYQGAIFDVDGVLVDSPHELAWREALRQLMDGDWRDIRDQTAYTPERFTPTVYQQVMAGMPRMAGARAALEYFGVPDVDRRAEQYAAGKQERVVELIEAGEFVAFADALRFILAVKDLGIATAAASSSKNANLFLQRIRLDTFAAEQRLDYQFIRPGLTLLDLFDADISGRDFPRGKPDPTIFLTAAEELGVRPSTCFVVEDASSGIQAAKAATMAALGVARLGDEELLAKAGADLVVTTLDDVSLDALAEGRLEERRAAGERRRRHTERPPSVWSLVYDGFDPECQGLRETLCALGNGFFVTRGALPEAQADGVNYPGTYVAGLYNRLKTKIAGRTVENEDLVNVPNWLPLRFRAADGPWFDVRSADVLDHSLELDLREGTLTRHLRWQDPDGRRTGMVQRRLVSMKDEHLAGLETTFTAENWSGTLEVLSGLDGRVVNAGVKRYRDLNGRHLDVLHAGEVDPDTVELQVETNQSHIRVALTARTRLLLDGRRAADRRLVAEPGFVGHALTLNLEQGRPATVEKVVALYTSRDRAISESLLDAREAARRAPDFDELLARHRGAWSLLWNRFDLQLDSANEWIETVLHLHIFHLLQTVSPYATHLDVGVPARGWHGEAYRGHIFWDELFIFPFLNFQRPILAGALLNYRHARIGAARAAAREAGYRGAMFPWQSGSNGREETQELHLNPRSGRWLPDHSHLQRHVNIAIAYNVWQHFMVTGSIQFLRFTGAELLLEIARFWSSIATYDPELDRYEILGVMGPDEYHDAYPDSDRPGVSNNTYTNVGAVWVLLRALETLEVLPPHYRQEVTEELRLGEDELDRWRAITRKMRVVFHADGVLSQFEGYEQLQEFDWEGYRAKYGDIQRLDRVLEAEGDSPNRYKVSKQADVLMLLYLLSRDELRELLRNLGYEVTQDQLARTVTYYLERTSHGSTLSGVVHAWVLARMDPEQAWQFLLRALESDIADVQGGTTAEGIHLGAMAGTVDVVQRCLTGMRAQGEVLRFDPALPPQVKQLDFSVHYRGHRIEVMLAEDRMRVSPRPSAAPPIKLRIRGRAVGLEPGRQADFQLEPRP; this is encoded by the coding sequence ATGGCGTACCAAGGTGCGATCTTCGACGTGGACGGCGTCCTGGTCGACTCGCCACACGAGCTGGCCTGGCGCGAGGCGCTCAGGCAGCTGATGGACGGCGACTGGCGCGACATCCGCGACCAGACGGCCTACACCCCTGAACGCTTCACCCCCACGGTGTACCAGCAGGTGATGGCCGGCATGCCCCGGATGGCCGGCGCCCGCGCCGCCCTGGAGTACTTCGGGGTGCCCGACGTCGACCGCCGGGCCGAGCAGTACGCGGCCGGCAAGCAGGAGCGCGTGGTCGAGCTGATCGAGGCAGGCGAGTTCGTGGCGTTCGCCGACGCGCTCCGGTTCATCCTGGCCGTCAAGGACCTCGGAATCGCGACCGCAGCCGCGTCGTCGTCCAAGAACGCCAACCTGTTCCTGCAAAGGATCCGCCTGGACACCTTCGCCGCCGAGCAGCGGCTGGACTACCAGTTCATCCGGCCCGGGCTCACCCTGCTCGACCTGTTCGACGCCGACATCTCCGGACGCGACTTCCCGCGCGGCAAGCCGGACCCGACGATCTTCTTGACCGCGGCCGAGGAGCTGGGCGTCCGCCCGAGCACCTGTTTCGTGGTCGAGGATGCATCCAGCGGGATCCAGGCGGCCAAGGCGGCCACGATGGCGGCCCTCGGCGTGGCCCGCCTCGGCGACGAGGAGCTGCTGGCCAAGGCCGGCGCGGACCTGGTCGTGACCACGCTCGACGACGTCTCCCTGGACGCCCTGGCCGAAGGCCGGCTCGAGGAGCGGCGGGCGGCCGGGGAGCGCCGGCGGCGGCATACCGAGCGGCCGCCGAGCGTCTGGTCCCTCGTCTACGACGGCTTCGACCCGGAGTGTCAGGGGCTGCGCGAGACGCTGTGCGCCCTGGGCAACGGATTCTTCGTGACCCGCGGCGCCCTGCCCGAGGCCCAAGCGGACGGGGTCAACTATCCGGGCACCTACGTGGCCGGCCTGTACAACCGGCTCAAGACCAAGATCGCCGGCCGCACGGTCGAGAACGAGGACCTCGTCAACGTCCCGAACTGGCTGCCTCTCAGGTTCCGGGCCGCCGACGGGCCGTGGTTCGACGTCCGCAGCGCCGACGTCCTGGACCACAGCCTCGAGCTCGACCTGCGCGAGGGGACGCTCACCAGGCACCTGCGCTGGCAGGACCCGGATGGCCGCCGCACGGGCATGGTGCAGCGCCGGCTCGTCAGCATGAAGGACGAGCACCTGGCCGGCCTGGAGACCACCTTCACGGCCGAGAACTGGTCGGGGACGCTGGAGGTCCTCTCGGGACTGGACGGCCGGGTCGTGAACGCCGGGGTGAAGCGCTACCGCGACCTGAACGGCCGCCACCTGGACGTGCTCCACGCGGGCGAGGTGGACCCCGACACGGTCGAGCTGCAGGTGGAGACCAACCAGTCCCACATCCGGGTGGCGCTCACGGCCCGCACCAGGCTCCTGCTGGACGGCCGGCGCGCAGCCGACCGGCGCCTGGTCGCCGAGCCCGGGTTCGTCGGCCACGCGCTCACGCTCAACCTGGAGCAGGGCCGGCCAGCCACGGTCGAGAAGGTGGTCGCCCTCTACACCTCCCGAGACCGCGCGATCTCCGAGAGCCTGCTGGACGCGCGCGAGGCGGCGCGGCGCGCGCCCGACTTCGACGAGCTCCTGGCCCGGCACAGGGGTGCCTGGAGCCTCCTGTGGAACCGCTTCGACCTCCAGCTGGACAGCGCCAACGAGTGGATCGAGACGGTCCTGCACCTCCACATCTTCCACCTGCTGCAGACCGTGTCGCCGTACGCGACCCACCTCGACGTCGGCGTCCCGGCGCGTGGCTGGCACGGGGAGGCGTACCGGGGCCACATCTTCTGGGACGAGCTGTTCATCTTCCCGTTCCTGAACTTCCAGCGACCGATCCTGGCGGGCGCGCTGCTCAACTACCGCCACGCCCGCATCGGTGCGGCCCGCGCGGCGGCCCGGGAGGCCGGGTACCGTGGGGCGATGTTCCCGTGGCAGAGCGGCAGCAACGGGCGCGAGGAGACCCAGGAGCTGCACCTGAACCCGCGCTCCGGTCGCTGGCTGCCCGACCACTCCCACCTGCAGCGCCACGTCAACATCGCGATCGCGTACAACGTCTGGCAGCACTTCATGGTGACCGGGAGCATCCAGTTCCTCCGCTTCACCGGCGCCGAGCTGCTGCTCGAGATCGCGCGGTTCTGGTCCAGCATCGCCACCTACGACCCGGAGCTGGACCGCTACGAGATCCTCGGCGTGATGGGACCGGACGAGTACCACGACGCCTACCCTGACAGCGACCGGCCCGGCGTGAGCAACAACACCTACACCAACGTCGGGGCGGTCTGGGTGCTGCTCCGGGCCCTTGAGACCCTCGAGGTGCTGCCGCCGCACTACCGGCAGGAGGTGACCGAGGAGCTGCGGCTCGGTGAGGACGAGCTCGACCGCTGGCGCGCCATCACCCGCAAGATGCGGGTCGTCTTCCACGCCGACGGCGTGCTCAGCCAGTTCGAGGGCTACGAGCAGCTGCAGGAGTTCGACTGGGAGGGCTACCGGGCCAAGTACGGCGACATCCAGCGGCTCGACCGGGTGCTCGAGGCCGAAGGCGACAGCCCCAACCGGTACAAGGTCTCCAAGCAGGCCGACGTCCTGATGCTGCTGTACCTGCTGTCCCGCGACGAGCTGCGGGAGCTGCTGCGCAACCTCGGCTACGAGGTGACGCAGGACCAGCTCGCCCGGACCGTCACCTATTATCTCGAGCGCACCTCGCACGGGTCCACGCTCAGCGGCGTGGTGCACGCCTGGGTGCTCGCGCGCATGGACCCGGAGCAGGCGTGGCAGTTCCTGCTCCGGGCGCTGGAGAGCGACATCGCCGACGTCCAGGGCGGGACCACCGCCGAGGGCATCCACTTGGGGGCGATGGCCGGCACGGTGGACGTCGTGCAGCGCTGCCTGACCGGCATGCGGGCGCAGGGGGAGGTGCTCCGCTTCGACCCGGCGCTGCCCCCGCAGGTGAAGCAGCTCGACTTCAGCGTCCACTACCGGGGGCACCGGATCGAGGTCATGCTGGCCGAGGACCGCATGCGGGTCAGCCCGCGCCCCTCCGCAGCCCCGCCCATCAAGCTCCGCATCCGCGGCAGGGCTGTCGGGCTCGAGCCCGGCCGGCAGGCGGACTTCCAGCTGGAGCCCAGGCCGTGA
- a CDS encoding zinc-binding dehydrogenase produces the protein MPRTLVLDGPRQLRLSEQASRPLRPGEIRLRARLSAISHGTELSLYRGTSAFTDKVFDRGLRAFVAPPAGTVATYPVTLGYEMLAEVVEAAPDVTEVRVGDLVHTGTPHQEETVLDVAASLAATYPLVRLPTAERPERALFISLAAVALQAVHDAEIKLGDAVSVHGLGAIGLLAVQMCTLEGIQNVFAVDPDPHRRQLAMDLGATRVLDPTADPPVGLRVRELNGGAGVDVAIEVSGSDRGLQGALAAAGLGGTVVAAGFYQGGAANVRLGEEFHHNRLSLIASIGAWGAPDRHAPLWHRRRVMGTATRLLYTDQVSVDGLLGRAFTFEDAPAAYQWIDQHPQAAVKIALSY, from the coding sequence ATGCCCCGCACGCTCGTCCTCGACGGCCCACGCCAGCTGCGGCTGTCCGAGCAGGCTTCCCGTCCGTTGCGGCCCGGCGAGATCCGGCTGCGCGCCCGCCTCAGCGCCATCAGCCACGGCACCGAGCTGAGCCTCTACCGCGGCACGTCGGCGTTCACCGACAAGGTCTTCGACCGGGGCCTGCGCGCCTTCGTCGCCCCGCCCGCCGGCACCGTGGCCACCTACCCGGTGACGCTCGGCTACGAGATGCTCGCCGAGGTCGTCGAGGCCGCCCCGGACGTCACCGAGGTGCGGGTCGGTGACCTGGTCCACACCGGCACCCCCCATCAGGAGGAGACGGTCCTGGACGTGGCGGCATCGCTGGCGGCCACCTACCCGCTGGTGCGGCTGCCCACGGCCGAGCGTCCCGAGCGGGCGCTGTTCATCAGCCTGGCCGCGGTGGCGCTGCAGGCCGTCCACGACGCCGAGATCAAGCTCGGCGACGCGGTCAGCGTCCACGGGCTGGGCGCGATCGGCCTGCTGGCGGTGCAGATGTGCACGCTGGAGGGCATCCAGAACGTCTTCGCGGTCGACCCCGACCCCCACCGGCGGCAGCTGGCCATGGACTTGGGCGCGACGCGGGTGCTCGACCCGACCGCCGACCCTCCGGTCGGCCTGCGGGTCCGGGAGCTCAACGGCGGCGCCGGCGTCGACGTCGCCATCGAGGTGTCGGGGTCGGACCGGGGGCTGCAGGGCGCGCTGGCCGCGGCCGGGCTGGGTGGCACGGTGGTCGCGGCCGGCTTCTACCAGGGCGGCGCGGCCAACGTGCGGCTCGGTGAGGAGTTCCACCACAACCGGCTGTCGCTGATCGCGTCCATCGGCGCCTGGGGTGCGCCCGACCGGCATGCGCCGCTGTGGCACCGGCGCCGGGTCATGGGCACCGCCACGCGGCTGCTGTACACCGACCAGGTCTCAGTCGACGGCCTGCTCGGCCGAGCGTTCACGTTCGAGGACGCGCCGGCGGCCTACCAGTGGATCGACCAGCACCCGCAAGCGGCCGTCAAGATCGCGCTGAGCTATTGA
- a CDS encoding sugar phosphate isomerase/epimerase family protein, translating into MKLSCQEQLLPGTSLEAKFDFARRAGFAGIELRARGDGQFAARLPEFRAAARAGVVMATVCPETDHFIGDFDADKRRDAVAQLRSQLSVIAELGGEGVLTPASWGMFSLRLPPFVPPRAQREDRKVLLDALAVLGEHAAREGVWLALEPLNRFEDYMVNRLDQAVSLAEEVERELGLDSVRVCADLFHMNIEEDDLAKAIVDTGPRLAHVHVDDSNRLQPGTGHLDFAAVLDALRTVGYDGWLTLECRLRGDPEEALPATSQFLARYL; encoded by the coding sequence ATGAAGCTTTCGTGCCAGGAGCAGCTGCTGCCAGGCACCAGCCTGGAGGCCAAGTTCGACTTCGCGCGCCGGGCCGGGTTCGCCGGCATCGAGCTGCGCGCCCGTGGTGACGGCCAGTTCGCTGCGCGCCTGCCCGAGTTCCGCGCCGCCGCGCGCGCCGGCGTGGTCATGGCGACGGTGTGCCCGGAGACCGACCATTTCATCGGCGACTTCGACGCCGACAAGCGGCGCGACGCGGTCGCGCAACTCCGCTCGCAGCTCAGCGTCATCGCCGAGCTCGGCGGCGAGGGGGTCCTCACCCCGGCCAGCTGGGGGATGTTCAGCCTGCGGCTGCCGCCGTTCGTACCACCCCGCGCGCAGCGCGAGGACCGCAAGGTGCTGCTGGACGCGCTGGCGGTGCTGGGCGAGCACGCCGCGCGCGAAGGCGTCTGGCTGGCCCTCGAACCGCTCAACCGCTTCGAGGACTACATGGTCAACCGGCTCGACCAGGCCGTCAGTCTCGCCGAGGAGGTCGAGCGGGAGCTCGGGCTGGACTCGGTGCGGGTGTGCGCGGACCTGTTCCACATGAACATCGAGGAGGACGACCTTGCCAAGGCCATCGTCGACACCGGCCCGCGGCTCGCCCACGTCCACGTCGACGACTCCAACCGGCTCCAACCCGGCACGGGCCACCTGGACTTCGCCGCGGTGCTCGATGCGCTGCGCACCGTCGGCTACGACGGCTGGCTGACCCTCGAATGCCGCCTCCGCGGCGACCCGGAGGAGGCACTGCCGGCCACCTCCCAGTTTCTGGCGCGCTACCTGTAG
- a CDS encoding ABC transporter permease — protein MIQSRLARVALRAGSAFTLAFLYAPIVVLTVYAFNRSRVQRWPIDGLSLEWFGRALTNAGARAALLTSVRVGLGATLIALVLGTLAAFAVQRYRFFGRDTVSFLVVIPIALPGIVTGMALNATFSEAPLLGGLPFGTFTIIVGHATFCIVIVFNNVVARLRRTARNLEEASLDLGADPWQTFRFVTFPAVRTALLAGALLAFALSFDEVIVTTFTVGDDPTLPIWILRNYSRPNQGPIVNAVGVIAILLSVVPVYLAQRLAGSDSVQGGKVAR, from the coding sequence ATGATCCAGTCGCGCCTGGCCAGGGTCGCCCTGCGGGCCGGCAGCGCGTTCACGCTCGCCTTCCTGTACGCGCCGATCGTCGTGCTCACCGTGTACGCGTTCAACCGCTCGCGGGTGCAGCGCTGGCCGATCGACGGACTCTCCCTGGAGTGGTTCGGCCGGGCGCTGACCAACGCGGGCGCCCGCGCCGCGCTGCTCACCTCGGTGAGGGTCGGGCTGGGGGCGACGCTCATCGCCCTGGTCCTCGGCACCCTGGCCGCCTTCGCGGTGCAGCGCTACCGGTTCTTCGGCCGGGACACCGTCTCGTTCCTGGTGGTGATCCCCATCGCGCTGCCCGGGATCGTGACCGGCATGGCCCTCAACGCGACGTTCTCGGAGGCGCCGCTGCTGGGCGGCCTGCCGTTCGGCACCTTCACGATCATCGTTGGCCACGCGACGTTCTGCATCGTGATCGTGTTCAACAACGTGGTCGCCCGCCTGCGCCGCACCGCCCGCAACCTGGAGGAGGCGTCGCTCGATCTTGGTGCGGACCCCTGGCAGACCTTCCGCTTCGTGACCTTCCCAGCCGTTCGGACCGCGCTGCTGGCCGGCGCGCTGCTGGCCTTCGCTCTCAGCTTCGACGAGGTCATCGTGACCACGTTCACGGTGGGCGACGACCCCACGCTGCCCATCTGGATCCTGCGCAACTACTCGCGGCCGAACCAGGGACCCATCGTCAACGCGGTCGGCGTGATCGCGATCCTGTTGTCCGTCGTCCCCGTCTACCTCGCGCAGCGGCTGGCCGGGTCCGACAGCGTCCAGGGCGGCAAGGTGGCCCGCTGA
- a CDS encoding ABC transporter permease produces MARLLRGRRRLQLGLLLAGPVGWLVIAYFGALAVLLAAAFWRLGDFGNLVKEFGLGNFRQLVQEPVYRSITLRTAAIAAAVTLTTAVLAFPVAFTMAKVATPRARRLLVVAVLMPLWASYLVKVYAWRIMLSEDGVVNWVLEPLGLRGPGFGNVATWLVFSYLWLPYMILPIYAGLERIPDSLLEASGDLGAPTTTTFRRVILPLALPAVAAGSIFTFSLTLGDYITPQLVSSTQFIGNVVYANVGVAGNLPLAAAFATVPILIMIVYLLIARRLGAFESL; encoded by the coding sequence GTGGCGAGGCTGCTCCGCGGCCGCCGCCGGCTCCAGCTCGGTCTGCTGCTCGCCGGCCCGGTCGGCTGGCTGGTGATCGCCTACTTCGGCGCGCTCGCGGTCCTGCTGGCAGCCGCGTTCTGGCGGCTGGGCGACTTCGGCAACCTCGTCAAGGAGTTCGGCCTCGGCAACTTCCGGCAGCTCGTCCAGGAGCCGGTCTACCGGTCGATCACGCTGCGGACGGCCGCGATCGCCGCCGCAGTGACGCTGACCACCGCCGTGCTGGCGTTCCCGGTCGCCTTCACCATGGCCAAGGTGGCCACGCCGCGCGCGCGCCGGCTGCTGGTGGTCGCCGTGCTCATGCCCCTGTGGGCCAGCTATCTGGTCAAGGTGTACGCCTGGCGGATCATGCTGTCCGAGGACGGCGTGGTGAACTGGGTGCTGGAGCCGCTGGGGCTCCGGGGCCCGGGCTTCGGCAACGTCGCCACCTGGCTGGTGTTCAGCTACCTGTGGCTGCCGTACATGATCCTGCCGATCTACGCCGGCCTGGAGAGGATCCCGGACTCCCTGCTGGAGGCGTCGGGCGACCTCGGCGCTCCGACGACGACCACCTTCCGGCGGGTGATCCTGCCACTGGCGCTCCCCGCTGTGGCGGCCGGGTCGATCTTCACGTTCTCGCTGACGCTGGGCGACTACATCACGCCCCAGCTCGTCTCCAGCACCCAGTTCATCGGCAACGTCGTGTATGCCAACGTGGGCGTGGCGGGCAACCTGCCGCTCGCGGCGGCCTTCGCGACCGTGCCCATCCTCATCATGATCGTCTACCTGCTGATCGCCCGCAGGCTGGGAGCGTTCGAGAGCCTGTGA
- a CDS encoding ABC transporter substrate-binding protein, translated as MVRRRTAILVIGLLLLLAACGGDGGGSGGGGGGDTGASKPTALAQLGQGEGRVDLVAWAGYVEDGSTDPKVDWVTPFEKKTGCNVNVTVGNTSDEMVTLMKSGKYDGVSASGDATLRLIATGEVSPVNVDLVPSYKEVFDGLKDKPHNTVDGVNYGIPHGRGANLLMWRSDVVKQAPDSWGVVFDPNSPYKGKVTAYDSPIYIADAALYLKATKPELGITNPYELDDRQLQASVDLLKGQRSVIGEYWSDYTKEVAAFTNRNSVVGTTWQVIANLLEAEKVPVGVTLPKEGATGWSDTWMISSKAKHPNCMYLWMDWIVSPKANAQVAEFFGEAPANRLSCQETADKNHCKTFHADDEAYFSRVAYWTTPVKKCGDDRGSVCKDYSEWVRAWTEIKG; from the coding sequence GTGGTACGTCGACGGACAGCCATCCTCGTCATCGGACTGCTCCTGCTGCTTGCCGCCTGCGGGGGCGATGGCGGCGGCAGCGGGGGCGGGGGTGGAGGGGACACCGGGGCGTCCAAGCCCACGGCCCTCGCCCAGCTCGGCCAGGGTGAGGGCCGGGTCGACCTGGTCGCGTGGGCCGGCTACGTGGAGGACGGCTCGACCGACCCGAAGGTGGACTGGGTGACGCCCTTCGAGAAGAAGACCGGCTGCAACGTCAACGTCACCGTTGGCAACACCTCCGACGAGATGGTCACGCTGATGAAGAGCGGCAAGTACGACGGCGTCTCCGCCTCCGGCGACGCGACCCTGCGGCTGATCGCCACGGGTGAGGTGAGCCCTGTCAACGTCGACCTTGTCCCCAGCTACAAGGAGGTGTTCGACGGGCTCAAGGACAAGCCGCACAACACCGTGGACGGCGTCAACTACGGCATCCCCCACGGCCGCGGCGCGAATCTGCTCATGTGGCGCTCGGACGTGGTCAAGCAGGCGCCGGACAGCTGGGGCGTGGTGTTCGACCCGAACTCCCCCTACAAGGGCAAGGTCACGGCCTACGACAGTCCGATCTACATCGCCGACGCCGCGCTGTACCTGAAGGCGACCAAGCCCGAGCTCGGCATCACCAACCCGTACGAGCTGGACGACCGGCAGCTCCAAGCCTCCGTCGACCTGCTCAAGGGGCAGCGGTCCGTCATCGGCGAGTACTGGTCGGACTACACCAAGGAGGTCGCCGCGTTCACCAACCGCAACTCGGTGGTCGGCACGACCTGGCAGGTGATCGCCAACCTGCTGGAGGCCGAGAAGGTGCCGGTCGGGGTCACCCTGCCCAAGGAGGGCGCCACGGGCTGGTCCGACACCTGGATGATCTCGTCCAAGGCCAAGCACCCCAACTGCATGTACCTGTGGATGGACTGGATCGTGTCCCCCAAGGCCAACGCACAGGTTGCCGAGTTCTTCGGCGAGGCGCCGGCCAACCGGTTGTCGTGCCAGGAGACGGCCGACAAGAACCACTGCAAGACGTTTCACGCCGACGACGAGGCCTACTTCAGCCGCGTGGCGTACTGGACCACGCCGGTGAAGAAGTGTGGCGACGACCGCGGCAGCGTGTGCAAGGACTACTCCGAGTGGGTCCGGGCATGGACGGAGATCAAGGGCTGA